The following is a genomic window from Flavobacteriales bacterium.
ATGGCCATGAGCTATTATCCCAAAGAGGGCAATCCACTGTGGGAGCAGTACAGCACCAAGGCTGTTGCCCAAACACTGGAGACCTATTCCAAGCACACCTTCGACTATCCCTATCCGGTGGCCATATCGGTCCATACCAAATGGATCGGGATGGAATACCCCATGATCTGCTTCAACGGTGGGAGACCGGCTGCAGATGGCACCTACTCGGCACGCACCAAGCATGGGATGATCTCAGTGATCATCCATGAGGTGGGGCATAATTACTTCCCTATGATCGTGGCCAGTGATGAGCGTCAATGGACTTGGATGGATGAAGGACTGAACACCTTCCTTCAGTATCTCACCGAGCAGGAATTCGATCGCAATTATCCATCGCGCAGAGGGGAACCGCGGAACATCGTGGACTATATGAAAGGGGATAAGGATAAGATCTCACCCATCATGACCAACTCGGAGAGCATCCATCAGTTCGGGAACAATGCCTATGGCAAACCGGCCACGGCACTGAATATCCTGCGTGAGACCATCATGGGTCGCGAACTGTTCGATCATGCATTCAAGGAGTATTCGCAGCGCTGGATGTTCAAGCATCCAGAGCCTGCCGATCTCTTCCGAAGCATGGAAGATGCCTCGGCTGTGGATCTGGATTGGTTCTGGAGAGGTTGGTTCTTTACCAATGAGCATGTGGATCTGAGCATTGATAAAGTCGTGTGGTACACCATCAAGGATATGGATCCCGAGGCGATGGAGAAGGCCCGCCAGGAGGAAGAGGCAGAGGAAGCTCCTATGCGGAATTACGAACGCAATCTGGGAGACATTCCCGAAACACGATTGGAGAAGGACCCAACGCTCAATGATTTCTACACACGGCCAGAAGAGCGCTATGGTATCACTGACGAAGAGCGCCATGCATTCACCGATTTCAAGGATGCCCTGACCGAGGAGGAAAAGGCTATGTACTACAGCGGTGACCAATTCTATGAGATCACCTTCAGCAATCACGGAGGATTGGTCATGCCATTGATCGTGAAATTCGACTATGTGGATGGCAGCTCAGAGATCATCCATGTGCCGGCCGAGATATGGAAGAAGAACCATGAAACGGTCACCAAAGTCTTCAAGGTGGAGAAAGAGGCCAAGGCCATATACTTGGATCCCTACCAGGAAACAGCCGATGTGGATATGAATAACAATGCGTGGCCCAGCATAAGTTACCCGAGCCGTTTCGAACTCTTCAAACAGAACTATGCTGGCTGGGGTGGCGGAGGCCCGAACGAGATGCAGAAGAAAGGCTTAGGCAAGAAGAAAGA
Proteins encoded in this region:
- a CDS encoding M1 family peptidase; this encodes MAMSYYPKEGNPLWEQYSTKAVAQTLETYSKHTFDYPYPVAISVHTKWIGMEYPMICFNGGRPAADGTYSARTKHGMISVIIHEVGHNYFPMIVASDERQWTWMDEGLNTFLQYLTEQEFDRNYPSRRGEPRNIVDYMKGDKDKISPIMTNSESIHQFGNNAYGKPATALNILRETIMGRELFDHAFKEYSQRWMFKHPEPADLFRSMEDASAVDLDWFWRGWFFTNEHVDLSIDKVVWYTIKDMDPEAMEKARQEEEAEEAPMRNYERNLGDIPETRLEKDPTLNDFYTRPEERYGITDEERHAFTDFKDALTEEEKAMYYSGDQFYEITFSNHGGLVMPLIVKFDYVDGSSEIIHVPAEIWKKNHETVTKVFKVEKEAKAIYLDPYQETADVDMNNNAWPSISYPSRFELFKQNYAGWGGGGPNEMQKKGLGKKKEGEE